The Neovison vison isolate M4711 chromosome 10, ASM_NN_V1, whole genome shotgun sequence genome has a segment encoding these proteins:
- the FAM71A gene encoding LOW QUALITY PROTEIN: protein FAM71A (The sequence of the model RefSeq protein was modified relative to this genomic sequence to represent the inferred CDS: inserted 1 base in 1 codon; deleted 1 base in 1 codon; substituted 1 base at 1 genomic stop codon): MAASSHVYCNLMKEQVKGQDCQYRMESLTPYHTAHSASRVGMFNTAMGKLQRQLRKGEYDLFKYSPMLESDFVQVTRRGEVVDVHNRVRMMTVGIASTSPILPLPDVLLLARPATGCEQYSDQGQATKGKGRKASTTLELTRLLPLRFVRISVHDRDKQQLRLKFATGRSCYLQLSPPLDAKEDLFPYWEKLIHILRPPPVHTHSRSDATRAEDMLDGPLLQDDDGRNAAEADFQGMEDQDQVSVRSLHEGSEVAGATSAAFAGGEETFQDPPKPNSVPTLAAPNCPGLSRESAAGATTEAAAAGEAAAAAAVAAPGTAAEFAAGEAGICLAFAGPGAAGKPAGEAAPDASQGQLLSDASQGQLLSDAPSSAGSGEPAGRPPRKRREEERAPRSSRHRRAADSRHKARGEKISPADSSRSLGSHRAAREDKDDEGRRSPARDRRVPDGGISHAPSAEESGTAHKSGRSLSAGSSGSGTKMLRRIRGFLRNLRVRLTAXSARPPPRRRDVXKTADRSGVEEAIAQAAASSQGLESAGSGTSEVMEEWNFLGPDIGLLGDLSQETPLKNK, encoded by the exons ATGGCTGCTAGCAGCCATGTCTACTGCAATCTTATGAAGGAACAGGTTAAGGGTCAAGACTGCCAGTACCGG ATGGAGTCTCTGACGCCTTACCACACGGCCCACAGCGCCTCCAGGGTGGGCATGTTCAACACGGCCATGGGGAAACTCCAGCGACAACTGCGCAAGGGAGAATACGACCTGTTCAAATACTCCCCCATGCTAGAAAGCGACTTCGTGCAGGTGACGAGACGAGGAGAGGTCGTCGACGTGCACAACCGAGTCCGGATGATGACCGTGGGCATCGCATCCACCAGCCCCATCCTCCCGCTCCCAGATGTCCTGCTGCTGGCCCGCCCGGCCACCGGCTGTGAACAGTACTCCGACCAGGGCCAGGCCACCAAGGGAAAAGGCCGCAAGGCTTCCACCACCCTGGAGCTCACCAGGCTGCTTCCCTTGAGGTTTGTGAGAATTTCTGTGCACGACCGGGACAAACAACAGCTGCGTCTGAAGTTTGCCACCGGCCGCTCCTGTTACCTGCAGCTGAGCCCGCCACTGGACGCAAAGGAAGACCTCTTCCCCTACTGGGAGAAGCTTATCCACATACTGCGGCCGCCGCCGGTGCACACCCACAGCAGAAGCGACGCCACTCGAGCAGAGGACATGCTGGACGGGCCTCTGCTGCAGGACGACGACGGGAGGAACGCAGCAGAGGCAGATTTCCAAGGAATGGAGGATCAGGACCAGGTCAGCGTCAGGAGCCTCCACGAGGGCTCGGAGGTGGCCGGGGCCACCTCTGCAGCTTTTGCTGGCGGGGAAGAGACCTTTCAGGACCCCCCAAAACCCAACAGCGTGCCCACTCTCGCTGCCCCCAACTGCCCGGGGCTCTCCAGGGAGTCGGCAGCAGGGGCCACGACCGAGGCGGCGGCCGCCGGGGAGGCCGCGGCAGCCGCGGCAGTGGCGGCGCCAGGGACAGCAGCAGAGTTCGCAGCGGGGGAGGCCGGCATCTGCCTGGCGTTCGCCGGGCCCGGAGCTGCCGGCAAGCCTGCGGGGGAAGCCGCTCCGGACGCGTCGCAAGGCCAGCTCCTGTCGGACGCGTCGCAAGGCCAGCTCCTGTCGGACGCGCCGAGCTCGGCGGGCAGTGGGGAGCCGGCGGGAAGGCCGCCCCGCAAGCGCCGGGAGGAGGAGCGAGCCCCCCGCAGTTCCCGCCACCGCAGGGCCGCCGACAGCCGCCACAAGGCCCGGGGGGAA AAGATCAGCCCGGCGGACTCCAGCCGCTCCTTAGGCAGCCACAGAGCCGCGCGGGAGGACAAGGACGACGAGGGCCGCCGCAGCCCGGCGCGCGACAGGCGCGTCCCCGACGGAGGCATCAGCCACGCCCCCAGCGCCGAGGAGTCCGGGACCGCCCACAAGTCGGGGCGGAGCCTCTCCGCCGGCAGCTCGGGCTCAGGCACCAAGATGCTCCGCAGGATCCGCGGGTTCCTGAGGAACCTGAGAGTCCGCCTCACCGCCTGAAGCGCGCGGCCTCCCCCACGCCGCAGAGACG AGAAGACTGCGGACAGGAGCGGTGTGGAGGAGGCCATCGCCCAGGCGGCGGCGAGCAGCCAGGGCTTGGAGAGCGCGGGGAGCGGGACGTCTGAGGTCATGGAGGAATGGAACTTCCTGGGCCCAGATATTGGGCTCCTGGGGGACCTCTCCCAGGagactccattaaaaaataaataa
- the LOC122917969 gene encoding LOW QUALITY PROTEIN: protein FAM71A-like (The sequence of the model RefSeq protein was modified relative to this genomic sequence to represent the inferred CDS: substituted 1 base at 1 genomic stop codon) — MCRDLHKFGKDLSRDALAGTQYSWPRGASEKHLPWRAGLFPPVSVAVDHVAPVSSSHGHSHGLSTLPYAIYRRLKNEKMESLTPYHTAHSASRVGMFNTAMGKLQRQLRKGEYDLFKYSPMLESDFVQVTRRGEVVDVHNRVRMMTVGIASTSPILPLPDVLLLARPATGCEQYSDQGQATKGKGRKASTTLELTRLLPLRFVRISVHDRDKQQLRLKFATGRSCYLQLSPPLDAKEDLFPYWEKLIHILRPPPVHTHSRSDATRAEDMLDGPLLQDDDGRNAAEADFQGMEDQDQVSVRSLHEGSEVAGATSAAFAGGEETFQDPAKPNSVPTLAAPNCPGLSRESAAGATTEAAAAGEAAAAAAVAAPGTAAEFAAGEAGICLAFAGPGAAGKPAGEAAPDASQGQLLSDASQGQLLSDAPSSAGSGEPAGRPPRKRREEERAPRSSRHRRAADSRHKARGNKISPADSSRSLGSHRAAREDKDDEGRRSPARGRRAPDEGISHAPSAEESGTAHKSGRSLSAGSSGSGTKMLRRIRGFLRNLRVRLTAXSARPPPTPQRREKTADRSGVEEAIAQAAASSQGLESAGSGTSEVMEEWNFLGPDIGLLGDLSQETTFKKKIN, encoded by the exons ATGTGCCGCGACCTGCACAAGTTTGGGAAAGATCTTTCTAGAGATGCCCTTGCGGGCACACAATACAGTTGGCCTCGAGGAGCCTCGGAGAAGCACCTTCCTTGGAGGGCTGGCCTCTTTCCCCCAGTTTCTGTGGCTGTTGACCACGTCGCCCCCGTTTCTTCCTCCCACGGACATAGTCATGGCCTCAGCACCTTGCCATACGCAATTTACAGGAGATTAAAGAATGAGAAA ATGGAGTCTCTGACGCCTTACCACACGGCCCACAGCGCCTCCAGGGTGGGCATGTTCAACACGGCCATGGGGAAACTCCAGCGACAACTGCGCAAGGGAGAATACGACCTGTTCAAATACTCCCCCATGCTAGAAAGCGACTTCGTGCAGGTGACGAGACGAGGAGAGGTCGTCGACGTGCACAACCGAGTCCGGATGATGACCGTGGGCATCGCATCCACCAGCCCCATCCTCCCGCTCCCAGATGTCCTGCTGCTGGCCCGCCCGGCCACCGGCTGTGAACAGTACTCCGACCAGGGCCAGGCCACCAAGGGAAAAGGCCGCAAGGCTTCCACCACCCTGGAGCTCACCAGGCTGCTTCCCTTGAGGTTTGTGAGAATTTCTGTGCACGACCGGGACAAACAACAGCTGCGTCTGAAGTTTGCCACCGGCCGCTCCTGTTACCTGCAGCTGAGCCCGCCACTGGACGCAAAGGAAGACCTCTTCCCCTACTGGGAGAAGCTTATCCACATACTGCGGCCGCCGCCGGTGCACACCCACAGCAGAAGCGACGCCACTCGAGCAGAGGACATGCTGGACGGGCCTCTGCTGCAGGACGACGACGGGAGGAACGCAGCAGAGGCAGATTTCCAAGGAATGGAGGATCAGGACCAGGTCAGCGTCAGGAGCCTCCACGAGGGCTCGGAGGTGGCCGGGGCCACCTCTGCAGCTTTTGCTGGCGGGGAAGAGACCTTTCAGGACCCCGCAAAACCCAACAGCGTGCCCACTCTCGCTGCCCCCAACTGCCCGGGGCTCTCCAGGGAGTCGGCAGCAGGGGCCACGACCGAGGCGGCGGCCGCCGGGGAGGCCGCGGCAGCCGCGGCAGTGGCGGCGCCAGGGACAGCAGCAGAGTTCGCAGCGGGGGAGGCCGGCATCTGCCTGGCGTTCGCCGGGCCCGGAGCTGCCGGCAAGCCTGCGGGGGAAGCCGCTCCGGACGCGTCGCAAGGCCAGCTCCTGTCGGACGCGTCGCAAGGCCAGCTCCTGTCGGACGCGCCGAGCTCGGCGGGCAGTGGGGAGCCGGCGGGAAGGCCGCCCCGCAAGCGCCGGGAGGAGGAGCGAGCCCCCCGCAGTTCCCGCCACCGCAGGGCCGCCGACAGCCGCCACAAGGCCCGGGGGAACAAGATCAGCCCGGCGGACTCCAGCCGCTCCTTAGGCAGCCACAGAGCCGCGCGGGAGGACAAGGACGACGAGGGCCGCCGCAGCCCGGCGCGCGGCAGGCGCGCCCCCGACGAAGGCATCAGCCACGCCCCCAGCGCCGAGGAGTCCGGGACCGCCCACAAGTCGGGGCGGAGCCTCTCCGCCGGCAGCTCGGGCTCAGGCACCAAGATGCTCCGCAGGATCCGCGGGTTCCTGAGGAACCTGAGAGTCCGCCTCACCGCCTGAAGCGCGCGGCCTCCCCCCACGCCGCAGAGACGTGAGAAGACTGCGGACAGGAGCGGTGTGGAGGAGGCCATCGCCCAGGCGGCGGCGAGCAGCCAGGGCTTGGAGAGCGCGGGGAGCGGGACGTCTGAGGTCATGGAGGAATGGAACTTCCTGGGCCCAGATATTGGGCTCCTGGGGGACCTCTCCCAGgagactacatttaaaaaaaaaataaattaa
- the LOC122917970 gene encoding LOW QUALITY PROTEIN: protein FAM71A-like (The sequence of the model RefSeq protein was modified relative to this genomic sequence to represent the inferred CDS: inserted 4 bases in 4 codons; substituted 1 base at 1 genomic stop codon), with amino-acid sequence MKVESLPPHDTAHSASGKGMFNTTMGKLQRQLRKGDYDLLKYATMLESDFVQVTKRGKVEVHNRVRMMTVGIASTSPILPLPDVLLLARPATGCEQYSDQGQATKGKGRKASTTLELTRLHPXKFVRISIQDLEKQQLRLNFXTGRSCYLYLSPPLDAQEDFFPCWEKLFHILRLPMDSHRKTQAIPXEDKLKMPMLEEDRRNTAGPDFQGMEDQDQVSVRSLHEGSEVAGATSAAFAGGEETFQDPPKPNSVPTLAAPNCPGLSRESAAGATTEAAAAGEAAAAAAVAAPGTAAEFAAGEAGICLAFAGPGAAGKPAGEAAPDASQGQLLSDASQGQLLSDAPSSAGSGEPAGRPPRKRREEERAPRSSRHRRAADSRHKARGNKISPADSSRSLGSHRAAREDKDDEGRRSPARDRRVPDGGISHAPSAEESGTAHKSGRSLSAGSSGSGTKMLRRIRGFLRNLRVRLTAXSARPPPRRRDVXKTADRSGVEEAIAQAAASSQGLESAGSGTSEVMEEWNFLGPDIGLLGDLSQETPLKNK; translated from the exons ATGAAGGTGGAGTCTCTGCCACCACATGACACGGCCCACAGCGCCTCCGGAAAGGGCATGTTCAACACCACCATGGGGAAACTCCAGCGACAACTGCGTAAGGGAGATTACGACCTTTTAAAATACGCAACCATGCTGGAAAGCGACTTTGTGCAGGTCACCAAAAGAGGAAAAGTCGAAGTGCACAACCGAGTCCGGATGATGACCGTGGGCATCGCATCCACCAGCCCCATCCTCCCACTCCCAGATGTCCTGCTGCTGGCCCGCCCGGCCACCGGCTGTGAACAGTACTCCGACCAGGGCCAGGCCACCAAGGGAAAAGGCCGCAAGGCTTCCACCACCCTGGAGCTCACCAGGCTCCATC TGAAATTTGTGAGGATTTCCATTCAGGACCTTGAGAAACAACAACTGCGCCTCAATT GCACGGGCCGCTCCTGCTACCTGTACCTGAGTCCCCCATTGGATGCACAGGAAGACTTCTTCCCATGCTGGGAAAAGCTCTTTCATATACTGCGGCTACCCATGGACAGTCACAGGAAAACGCAAGCCATTC CGGAGGACAAACTAAAAATGCCCATGCTTGAAGAGGACcgaaggaacacagcagggccaGATTTCCAAGGAATGGAGGATCAGGACCAGGTCAGCGTCAGGAGCCTCCACGAGGGCTCGGAGGTGGCCGGGGCCACCTCTGCAGCTTTTGCTGGCGGGGAAGAGACCTTTCAGGACCCCCCAAAACCCAACAGCGTGCCCACTCTCGCTGCCCCCAACTGCCCGGGGCTCTCCAGGGAGTCGGCAGCAGGGGCCACGACCGAGGCGGCGGCCGCCGGGGAGGCCGCGGCAGCCGCGGCAGTGGCGGCGCCAGGGACAGCAGCAGAGTTCGCAGCGGGGGAGGCCGGCATCTGCCTGGCGTTCGCCGGGCCCGGAGCTGCCGGCAAGCCTGCGGGGGAAGCCGCTCCGGACGCGTCGCAAGGCCAGCTCCTGTCGGACGCGTCGCAAGGCCAGCTCCTGTCGGACGCGCCGAGCTCGGCGGGCAGTGGGGAGCCGGCGGGAAGGCCGCCCCGCAAGCGCCGGGAGGAGGAGCGAGCCCCCCGCAGTTCCCGCCACCGCAGGGCCGCCGACAGCCGCCACAAGGCCCGGGGGAACAAGATCAGCCCGGCGGACTCCAGCCGCTCCTTAGGCAGCCACAGAGCCGCGCGGGAGGACAAGGACGACGAGGGCCGCCGCAGCCCGGCGCGCGACAGGCGCGTCCCCGACGGAGGCATCAGCCACGCCCCCAGCGCCGAGGAGTCCGGGACCGCCCACAAGTCGGGGCGGAGCCTCTCCGCCGGCAGCTCGGGCTCAGGCACCAAGATGCTCCGCAGGATCCGCGGGTTCCTGAGGAACCTGAGAGTCCGCCTCACCGCCTGAAGCGCGCGGCCTCCCCCACGCCGCAGAGACG AGAAGACTGCGGACAGGAGCGGTGTGGAGGAGGCCATCGCCCAGGCGGCGGCGAGCAGCCAGGGCTTGGAGAGCGCGGGGAGCGGGACGTCTGAGGTCATGGAGGAATGGAACTTCCTGGGCCCAGATATTGGGCTCCTGGGGGACCTCTCCCAGGagactccattaaaaaataaataa
- the ATF3 gene encoding cyclic AMP-dependent transcription factor ATF-3, with amino-acid sequence MMLQHPGQVSASEVSASAIVPCLSPPGSLVFEDFANLTPFVKEELRFAIQNKHLCHRMSSALESVTVSGRPLEMAVTKTEVAPEEDERKKRRRERNKIAAAKCRNKKKEKTECLQKESEKLESVNAELKAQIEELKNEKQHLIYMLNLHRPTCIVRAQNGRTPEDERNLFIQQIKEGTLQS; translated from the exons ATGATGCTTCAACACCCCGGCCAGGTCTCTGCCTCAGAAGTCAGTGCGTCTGCCATCGTGCCCTGCCTGTCCCCTCCTGGGTCACTGGTGTTTGAGGATTTTGCTAACCTGACACCCTTTGTCAAGGAAGAGCTGAGGTTCGCCATCCAGAACAAGCACCTCTGTCACCGGATGTCCTCTGCACTGGAGTCGGTCACGGTCAGCGGCAGACCCCTCGAGATGGCAGTCACGAAAACCGAG GTAGCTCCTgaagaagatgaaaggaaaaagaggcgTCGGGAAAGAAACAAGATAGCAGCTGCCAAGTGCCGGaacaagaagaaggagaagacagaGTGCCTGCAGAAA GAGTCGGAGAAGCTGGAGAGTGTGAACGCCGAACTGAAGGCCCAGATCGAAGAGCTCAAGAACGAGAAGCAGCATCTGATATACATGCTCAACCTTCACCGGCCCACGTGCATTGTCCGGGCTCAGAACGGGAGGACTCCAGAAGATGAGAGAAACCTTTTTATCCAACAGATAAAAGAAGGAACATTGCAGAGCTAA